The Caloranaerobacter ferrireducens genome has a window encoding:
- a CDS encoding PspA/IM30 family protein produces MDIFTRLKSIFNAKANALLDEIENPEEALEFSLKEMREQIRKIKKSFLEVATIKKKLESELEDIKGKIRLADEQAELSISLGREDLAKAALEKKQDLIEQQNKITLDIQQIQEKLRLIRQNKEQLETRIKQLETKKEELIAMNRAADAQITVKEIITGISKDITEINERITRAENKIREKNAKVSAMNELIELENFDRLDELDDLEQELKKVQRDERIKQELENLKLRLKKGDAE; encoded by the coding sequence TATATTTACAAGATTAAAATCAATTTTTAATGCAAAGGCTAATGCATTACTAGATGAAATAGAGAACCCAGAGGAAGCATTGGAGTTTTCACTTAAAGAAATGAGAGAACAAATTAGAAAAATTAAAAAGTCATTTTTAGAAGTTGCAACAATAAAAAAGAAGCTAGAGAGTGAACTTGAAGACATAAAAGGTAAAATTAGGCTAGCAGATGAGCAGGCTGAATTATCAATATCATTAGGACGTGAGGATTTAGCAAAAGCTGCATTAGAGAAGAAACAAGATTTAATAGAACAACAGAATAAAATAACTTTAGATATACAACAGATACAGGAAAAATTAAGACTAATTAGACAGAATAAAGAACAACTAGAAACACGTATTAAACAATTGGAAACTAAAAAAGAAGAGTTAATTGCAATGAATCGTGCGGCAGATGCACAAATAACAGTTAAGGAAATAATTACAGGAATTTCTAAAGATATAACAGAAATTAATGAACGAATAACAAGAGCAGAAAATAAAATCAGAGAAAAAAATGCAAAAGTATCTGCAATGAATGAACTTATTGAACTAGAGAATTTTGATAGATTAGATGAACTAGACGATTTAGAACAAGAATTAAAGAAAGTTCAAAGAGATGAGAGAATAAAACAAGAATTAGAAAATTTAAAACTAAGGTTAAAAAAAGGAGATGCTGAATAA